In a genomic window of Candidatus Zymogenus saltonus:
- a CDS encoding ABC transporter permease, which translates to MDYIVNGFKHALILIISFDREVFEIVGLSLYCSSIATLLSSICGVPTGYIIGTKSFRGKGALVTLFNTLMALPTVVVGLFCYSFLSHRGPLGFIHLLFTPWAIIIGEVILAYPIVAMISISVTQGIDPKIRETSLTLGASPFQSVRSVLFEGRIGYLAAVVAGFGRVVAEVGAAMMLGGNIKGLTRTIPTAIALETSKGEFAFGLALGIILLSLSFAVNIFLYRLRGRAGK; encoded by the coding sequence ATGGATTACATTGTCAACGGCTTTAAACATGCTCTGATTCTAATCATTTCCTTTGATCGAGAAGTCTTTGAAATTGTCGGACTTTCACTCTATTGTTCAAGCATTGCCACGCTGTTATCCTCAATCTGCGGCGTTCCGACCGGATATATAATCGGAACCAAGTCTTTTCGGGGAAAGGGCGCTCTCGTTACCCTCTTTAACACCTTAATGGCGCTTCCAACCGTCGTGGTCGGCCTGTTCTGCTACTCGTTTTTGTCTCATCGAGGCCCCCTCGGCTTCATACACCTCCTCTTTACCCCATGGGCCATCATAATCGGCGAAGTAATACTGGCGTATCCCATCGTCGCTATGATATCGATATCGGTTACCCAGGGGATAGATCCAAAGATCAGAGAGACATCCCTCACCCTCGGGGCGTCGCCCTTCCAATCGGTTCGATCGGTTCTTTTTGAGGGAAGAATCGGGTACCTTGCCGCCGTAGTGGCGGGCTTCGGGAGGGTTGTGGCGGAGGTGGGCGCCGCCATGATGCTCGGTGGCAACATCAAGGGGCTCACAAGGACCATTCCCACCGCAATCGCCCTGGAAACGAGCAAGGGAGAGTTCGCCTTCGGCCTGGCGCTTGGGATCATCCTCCTCTCCCTATCCTTTGCGGTTAATATTTTTCTCTACAGACTACGAGGAAGAGCGGGAAAATAG
- a CDS encoding ATP-binding cassette domain-containing protein, with translation MQIIEAKNITKAYDGHKVLDIDHYEFERGGIYAFVGPNGSGKTTFFRILSLLEQPTTGTITINGKGVTAFEPHTTRKKIVLVHQEPVMFDTSVKKNVALGLSYRGVPRREAADRIRESLEMVGMSGFSKRHARNLSGGETKRVAIARGIAIRPEVLILDEPTANVDVLNILKIEEIIKNINKKYNTTIIFSTHNISQAYRLSNKVLTLMSGRPSSEPVKNFFSGKCGKLGDEPVFNTGRIDIRLPEHNEEAGYASIDPKEIIISKDRISSSARNQYSGEITEIRKDGEIIGLSVDAGEIFHVDVTQRSFSEMGLNIGQKVFIAFKASSVLLY, from the coding sequence ATGCAGATTATAGAAGCTAAAAATATCACTAAGGCCTACGACGGACACAAGGTCCTCGACATCGATCATTACGAGTTCGAGAGGGGGGGGATATACGCCTTCGTGGGTCCCAATGGATCGGGGAAGACCACTTTCTTTCGCATCCTCTCGCTCCTTGAGCAGCCCACTACGGGAACCATCACAATTAACGGGAAGGGGGTTACCGCCTTCGAGCCCCATACTACCAGAAAGAAGATAGTCCTCGTCCATCAGGAACCGGTGATGTTTGACACGTCGGTCAAGAAAAACGTCGCCTTGGGCCTCTCTTACAGGGGGGTTCCCAGGAGGGAGGCCGCCGACAGAATAAGGGAATCCCTCGAAATGGTCGGGATGTCCGGCTTCTCGAAGAGACACGCGAGAAATCTCTCGGGTGGTGAGACCAAGCGGGTCGCAATCGCCAGGGGAATCGCCATCCGTCCCGAGGTGCTGATCTTAGATGAGCCTACCGCGAATGTGGACGTGCTGAATATTTTAAAGATCGAGGAGATAATCAAAAACATAAACAAGAAGTACAACACCACAATCATCTTTTCCACCCACAACATAAGTCAGGCGTACCGCCTGTCGAACAAAGTCCTTACCCTGATGAGCGGAAGGCCGAGCAGTGAGCCGGTCAAGAACTTCTTTTCGGGAAAATGCGGAAAGCTCGGAGACGAGCCGGTCTTTAACACGGGCCGAATCGACATCAGGCTCCCGGAGCACAACGAGGAGGCCGGCTACGCCTCAATCGATCCAAAGGAGATCATCATATCGAAGGATCGAATATCCTCAAGCGCCAGGAATCAATACTCGGGCGAGATCACCGAGATAAGGAAGGACGGGGAGATAATAGGCCTCTCCGTTGACGCCGGGGAGATCTTCCACGTAGACGTTACCCAACGCTCCTTTTCCGAAATGGGACTCAACATCGGACAGAAAGTTTTTATTGCCTTTAAGGCCTCTTCTGTGTTATTATATTAA
- a CDS encoding molybdopterin molybdotransferase MoeA, with amino-acid sequence MRKSFLKLITPEEFRKVLMDFEGRTDTETVYTTDALGRVPVSDILSPVDLPDFRRSIVDGYGVVSKDTHGASSSIPCYLKLIGEIAVGPAQEGQVLKISPGEAVRVVTGGMVPEGADGVVMVEYTDLVDDTTLEVRRGVSHLENIVLIGEDLKKGDLVVRGGVHLRYFDIGALTGVGITKIDVFNKPRVSVFSTGGEVVEPAEIPKPGQIRDVNKYALAAGVSEAGGIPVIMENVGDDPSSLKEALKKGRETSDMVILSGGSSVGNMDFTLSAIDEIAKSRGSDSPGVLVHGVSIRPGKPTIYGIVDNTPVFGLAGHPVGALIVFLLFVAPMIKLIGGTADPSCKSQIVEARIDRSLSGAPGRDYYVPVRLVPSADGALPTATPLLGKSGMISILTGSTGLICIPSMKEGILKGDTVSVSPL; translated from the coding sequence ATGAGAAAGTCCTTTCTTAAATTGATAACTCCGGAAGAGTTCCGCAAGGTCTTGATGGATTTCGAGGGTAGGACCGATACCGAGACCGTCTATACAACGGACGCCCTCGGAAGGGTTCCCGTATCGGACATTCTCTCTCCGGTCGATCTCCCCGACTTCAGGCGATCCATTGTTGACGGCTATGGAGTTGTCTCGAAGGATACCCACGGGGCCTCCTCCTCGATTCCTTGCTATCTGAAGCTAATTGGGGAGATTGCGGTGGGGCCTGCTCAGGAAGGACAGGTATTAAAAATTTCGCCTGGGGAGGCGGTGAGGGTGGTCACTGGAGGGATGGTTCCGGAGGGGGCAGACGGCGTTGTCATGGTGGAGTACACCGACCTTGTCGACGATACCACCCTCGAGGTGAGGAGGGGAGTCTCTCACCTCGAAAACATCGTTCTCATAGGAGAAGACCTGAAGAAGGGTGATCTTGTCGTCAGGGGGGGGGTGCACTTAAGATATTTTGATATAGGCGCTTTGACCGGCGTCGGTATAACTAAGATCGATGTATTCAATAAGCCGAGGGTGTCTGTCTTTTCTACCGGCGGCGAGGTGGTGGAGCCGGCGGAAATCCCGAAGCCGGGACAGATAAGGGACGTAAACAAGTACGCCCTCGCCGCGGGGGTATCCGAGGCGGGGGGAATTCCGGTCATTATGGAAAATGTGGGCGATGACCCGTCCTCCCTGAAGGAGGCTCTGAAGAAGGGCAGAGAGACCTCCGATATGGTCATCCTCTCGGGGGGGAGCTCCGTGGGCAACATGGATTTCACACTTTCGGCAATCGACGAGATCGCCAAAAGCAGGGGGTCAGACTCCCCCGGAGTTTTGGTCCACGGGGTGTCGATAAGGCCGGGAAAACCGACCATATACGGGATCGTCGACAACACGCCCGTATTCGGGCTTGCCGGACATCCAGTGGGCGCCCTGATCGTCTTTTTACTGTTTGTCGCGCCCATGATAAAATTGATAGGGGGAACCGCCGATCCCTCCTGCAAATCTCAAATCGTCGAGGCAAGGATTGACAGGAGCCTCTCCGGTGCGCCGGGGCGCGATTACTACGTCCCCGTGAGACTCGTGCCCTCGGCCGACGGCGCCCTCCCCACGGCAACTCCCCTTCTCGGAAAGTCGGGGATGATCTCGATCCTGACGGGAAGCACCGGCCTAATCTGCATCCCCTCCATGAAGGAGGGTATCTTAAAGGGAGATACGGTAAGCGTATCGCCCCTATGA
- a CDS encoding molybdopterin biosynthesis protein, which yields MNKTARNIYLKKRSLDEAISILYNNFDIDGYIGDEVIKSTEALGRVTTESVFAAHSSPNYHAAAMDGIAVSANDTYGASEPSPKKLKIGSEAVFINTGNVLPDDKDAVIMIEDVNDPGDGTVEIIKAAFPFQHVRSMGEDMVATEFLLPMGHIIRPFDIGALLGVGRTEVRVKKRPRILFVPTGDEIAEPDSGPLAKGRVYESNSAVIGAMAMEDGAETNRIAVVGDDLDRIKGTILDNIKQFDIVIVIAGSSAGTKDYTRAVIDDIGEVLVHGINIMPGKPTILGKVKGKLVVGLPGYPVSAVMTYFNVIRPLISRMLGLGEYPYERVTATVLRDIPSKVGDDEFLRVRLSSVDGRLIASPLPRGAGNITTMVKADGIVKIEALSEGLMKGDSITAFILRRKDEIEGGILAVGSHDISLDLLSGDLSLHFPGYSLASVNVGSLGGITALRNGECHLAGSHLLDPDTGDYNIWAVKKYMKEMPVSIITLAHRTQGLIIQKGNPQGISKIEDLKREGVVFANRQRGSGTRILLDYHLKRFGIDPAEIEGYDREDFTHMNVAVRVLSGRASCGLGIAAAAAALDLDFIPIDEERYDLIIPLKYLEDKRIQALVEVIRRDDFKTKIRALSGYDTRDTGREEIVK from the coding sequence ATGAACAAGACTGCGAGAAATATATATCTGAAAAAGAGGTCGCTCGATGAGGCGATCTCCATTCTGTATAATAATTTCGATATCGACGGATACATAGGCGACGAGGTAATAAAGAGCACTGAGGCACTGGGAAGGGTGACGACGGAAAGCGTCTTCGCCGCCCACTCCTCCCCTAACTACCACGCCGCCGCCATGGACGGGATTGCCGTCTCGGCAAACGACACCTACGGGGCATCGGAGCCTTCGCCGAAAAAATTGAAGATCGGAAGCGAGGCCGTCTTCATAAACACCGGAAACGTCCTTCCGGACGACAAGGACGCCGTCATAATGATCGAGGACGTCAATGACCCGGGCGACGGAACCGTCGAGATAATAAAGGCCGCCTTCCCCTTTCAGCACGTCAGGTCGATGGGGGAGGACATGGTGGCAACTGAATTTTTGCTCCCAATGGGACACATCATAAGGCCCTTTGATATAGGGGCGCTTCTCGGAGTCGGCAGAACAGAGGTGAGGGTCAAAAAAAGGCCGAGGATATTGTTTGTCCCCACGGGAGACGAGATCGCCGAGCCTGATTCAGGCCCCCTCGCGAAGGGAAGGGTATACGAATCGAACTCCGCCGTAATCGGCGCCATGGCCATGGAAGACGGGGCCGAGACGAACCGTATCGCCGTGGTGGGCGACGACCTTGACAGGATAAAGGGGACTATCCTCGACAACATAAAGCAATTCGATATAGTCATCGTGATCGCCGGTTCCTCGGCTGGGACGAAGGATTACACGAGGGCGGTAATCGACGATATCGGGGAGGTATTGGTTCACGGCATAAACATAATGCCCGGAAAACCGACGATCCTTGGAAAGGTGAAGGGGAAGCTGGTCGTGGGACTCCCCGGTTACCCGGTCTCGGCGGTGATGACATACTTCAACGTCATCAGGCCGCTGATCTCAAGGATGCTGGGCCTGGGCGAGTACCCCTACGAGAGGGTTACGGCAACCGTCCTGAGGGACATCCCCTCGAAGGTCGGCGACGACGAGTTTTTGCGGGTTAGGCTCTCCAGTGTCGACGGGAGGCTCATCGCATCCCCACTCCCCAGGGGGGCGGGAAACATCACCACGATGGTCAAGGCCGACGGGATTGTCAAGATCGAGGCTTTGTCTGAGGGATTAATGAAGGGGGACTCGATCACGGCCTTTATCCTTCGCAGAAAGGACGAGATCGAAGGGGGTATACTGGCGGTCGGGAGTCACGACATAAGCCTCGATCTCCTCTCCGGTGACCTCTCCCTCCATTTTCCCGGCTACTCCCTCGCATCGGTGAACGTGGGGAGCCTCGGGGGGATAACGGCGTTGAGAAACGGCGAGTGCCATCTGGCAGGCTCCCACCTCCTCGACCCGGACACGGGCGACTACAACATCTGGGCGGTCAAAAAGTATATGAAGGAGATGCCGGTATCGATAATCACGCTGGCCCACCGCACCCAGGGCCTCATCATCCAGAAGGGGAATCCTCAGGGAATCTCGAAGATAGAGGACCTAAAAAGAGAGGGAGTTGTCTTTGCGAATCGACAGCGCGGCTCCGGGACGAGGATACTCCTCGACTATCACCTGAAAAGGTTCGGGATAGACCCGGCGGAGATCGAAGGATATGACAGGGAGGACTTTACCCACATGAACGTGGCGGTCAGGGTCCTCTCTGGGAGGGCCTCCTGCGGCCTCGGGATTGCGGCTGCGGCGGCGGCCCTCGATCTCGATTTCATTCCCATTGATGAGGAGCGCTACGATCTGATCATCCCCCTAAAATACCTGGAGGACAAGAGAATCCAGGCCCTGGTCGAAGTGATAAGAAGAGACGATTTTAAAACGAAGATCAGGGCGCTTTCCGGATACGACACGAGGGATACCGGAAGGGAAGAGATTGTTAAATAG
- the moaA gene encoding GTP 3',8-cyclase MoaA — MINKAGKKPPRDAYRRKIDYLRISVTDRCNLRCTYCMPEEGMPLISHDDIMRFEEIELLVRAAISLGFKKVRLTGGEPLVRRRIVDLVKILGGIEGLKDLSLTTNGVLLRDMAGDLKEAGIGRINISLDTLRRDRFREITRRDLFADVMGGIDEALAVGMDPVKLNVVLIKGVNDDEVIDFIEMTRDRPISVRFIEFMPASRSSDWTMEKIVPSEQIVSEIEKTYPLTPIPEKLGAGPSVDYRAANFRGTIGFITPITNHFCGECNRIRVTSEGKIRSCLFSDEESDILPLLREVKDIDQIAGFILNSLKTKPYRHDINGIRFRNCQRSMSKIGG; from the coding sequence ATGATAAATAAAGCGGGGAAGAAACCCCCCAGAGACGCCTACCGGAGGAAGATCGATTACCTTAGGATCTCGGTCACCGACAGGTGTAACCTTCGCTGCACCTACTGTATGCCCGAGGAGGGGATGCCACTCATATCCCATGACGATATCATGCGCTTCGAGGAGATAGAGCTTTTGGTTCGTGCAGCGATCTCCCTGGGCTTCAAGAAGGTCAGGTTGACCGGCGGGGAACCCCTCGTGAGGAGGAGGATAGTCGACCTCGTCAAAATTTTGGGGGGAATCGAAGGTCTCAAAGACCTCTCCCTGACGACTAACGGAGTTCTCCTTCGGGATATGGCAGGGGACCTGAAGGAGGCCGGTATAGGGAGGATAAACATCAGCCTCGACACCCTGAGGCGGGACCGCTTCAGGGAGATAACCCGGCGTGACCTCTTCGCGGACGTCATGGGGGGGATAGACGAGGCGCTCGCCGTCGGGATGGACCCGGTGAAGCTCAACGTGGTTTTGATCAAGGGCGTCAACGACGACGAGGTGATCGATTTTATCGAGATGACGAGAGACCGTCCGATTTCGGTCAGGTTCATCGAGTTCATGCCTGCCTCACGGTCGAGCGATTGGACAATGGAGAAGATCGTTCCGTCGGAGCAAATTGTCTCTGAGATTGAAAAAACGTATCCCTTGACCCCCATCCCGGAGAAATTGGGCGCCGGCCCCTCAGTTGACTACAGGGCGGCAAACTTCAGGGGCACGATAGGATTTATCACCCCGATAACCAACCACTTCTGCGGCGAATGCAACCGAATCAGGGTCACATCTGAAGGTAAGATCAGAAGCTGTCTCTTCTCCGATGAAGAGAGCGACATCCTGCCCCTCCTCCGCGAGGTTAAGGATATCGATCAGATAGCCGGTTTCATCCTGAATTCCCTCAAGACAAAGCCCTACCGCCACGACATAAACGGCATACGGTTCAGGAACTGCCAACGCTCCATGTCGAAGATTGGAGGATAG
- the moaC gene encoding cyclic pyranopterin monophosphate synthase MoaC → MGLTHVDKDGKAKMVDISEKEITLREAAARGRVLVKLETLEMIKENKIKKGDVLATARIAGIMAAKKTHELIPLTHPIPINEVSVKFELDEERPSVEINVSAKTHSRTGIEMEVITGVVIAAATIYDMIKSVDRTAAITDVCLVRKSGGKSGVFIKED, encoded by the coding sequence ATGGGACTGACACACGTTGACAAGGACGGCAAGGCGAAGATGGTCGACATCTCGGAAAAGGAGATAACGCTCCGGGAGGCGGCGGCAAGGGGGAGGGTTTTGGTAAAACTGGAGACCCTCGAGATGATCAAGGAGAATAAAATCAAAAAGGGTGATGTTCTGGCCACCGCCCGAATCGCCGGCATTATGGCGGCGAAAAAAACCCACGAGCTCATACCGCTGACCCACCCGATCCCGATCAACGAGGTCTCGGTGAAGTTTGAGCTTGACGAAGAGAGACCCTCCGTAGAAATCAACGTCTCCGCAAAGACCCACTCGAGGACCGGCATCGAGATGGAGGTCATAACGGGAGTCGTTATCGCCGCCGCAACGATCTACGACATGATAAAGTCTGTCGACAGAACGGCCGCCATAACGGATGTGTGTCTCGTAAGGAAATCCGGGGGCAAGAGTGGAGTTTTTATAAAGGAAGATTAA
- a CDS encoding MOSC domain-containing protein, producing MNANIDAKGKAKNGRIISINVSDKTGTKKDPVERAELKEEFGIVGDSHAGDVRKDYAHRQVSLLAVESIDKMADQGVDVYPGIFAENLTTEGVILPDLPLGTKIKFPGGVVLEVTQIGKVCHDGCAIFQAVGDCVMPREGIFTRVVVGGTISTGDTIEIV from the coding sequence ATGAACGCAAATATTGATGCAAAGGGGAAGGCAAAGAACGGAAGAATAATCTCGATAAACGTCTCGGACAAGACCGGTACCAAAAAAGATCCGGTTGAGAGAGCCGAGCTAAAAGAGGAGTTCGGGATTGTCGGGGACTCCCACGCCGGCGACGTGAGAAAAGACTACGCCCACCGGCAGGTCAGCCTCCTGGCGGTGGAGAGCATAGACAAGATGGCCGATCAGGGCGTGGACGTATATCCGGGGATATTCGCGGAAAATCTCACCACGGAAGGGGTGATACTTCCCGATCTCCCGCTGGGCACAAAAATAAAATTCCCCGGCGGCGTCGTCCTCGAGGTCACGCAGATAGGAAAGGTCTGCCACGACGGCTGCGCCATTTTTCAGGCCGTGGGGGACTGCGTGATGCCGAGGGAGGGGATATTCACAAGGGTAGTCGTCGGCGGGACGATCTCCACCGGCGACACCATAGAGATAGTCTGA
- a CDS encoding MogA/MoaB family molybdenum cofactor biosynthesis protein, with translation MSAEASNTNIDGFALIRAAVITLSDKGARGMREDLSGKEIICFIDRAGGKLVDYMVIPDDAEILKRLLIELSDSGTVNLILTTGGTGLSPRDITPEATLSVMDREVPGFAEAMRFKSLEKTPHAMLSRAVSVMRGETLIINLPGSPKAVRECLEVIAPALPHALEKAAGDPKECAE, from the coding sequence ATGTCAGCTGAAGCATCAAATACAAATATAGATGGGTTCGCACTGATCAGGGCCGCGGTTATCACGCTGAGCGACAAGGGGGCGAGAGGGATGAGGGAAGACCTGAGCGGCAAGGAGATCATCTGCTTCATAGACAGGGCCGGGGGAAAACTGGTCGATTATATGGTAATTCCCGACGATGCCGAAATTTTAAAGAGACTCCTGATCGAGCTCTCCGACTCGGGGACGGTAAACCTGATCCTCACAACGGGAGGCACCGGGCTCTCCCCCAGAGACATCACCCCGGAGGCAACCCTCTCCGTCATGGACAGGGAGGTCCCCGGATTTGCGGAGGCGATGCGTTTTAAAAGCCTGGAAAAGACGCCTCACGCAATGCTCTCCAGGGCCGTCTCTGTGATGCGGGGCGAGACCCTGATAATAAACCTCCCCGGAAGCCCCAAGGCGGTGAGGGAATGCCTCGAGGTGATAGCGCCCGCCCTTCCCCACGCCTTAGAGAAGGCGGCGGGAGACCCGAAGGAGTGCGCAGAATAG
- a CDS encoding PHP domain-containing protein yields MIDLHVHTDASSDGVHTPEEIFEMSARLGVKGLAFADHNNTDNVDKGLKLSKKYNIPFVPAVEINSTHLNEDIHIIGYFIDHRSSEMVSFLSNTQNEIIAQTKKRVALLREYGFVLNTDDVLRESKGKPPTGRSFLTAILKKEENAGDKRLKNYVDGDRSDSPSLNFYLDFLSGGKPAYIPLSTSTTKGAVEIISISGGLSVIAHPGEYPRGMLDDLVALGADGIEVYSGHHNKVEEKYFKRYAMEKGLLMTAGSDFHGKIVKPTIDLGVKIEGGEEMFEKLKKAHEEKYA; encoded by the coding sequence ATGATTGACCTTCACGTACATACCGATGCATCGTCCGACGGCGTTCACACACCGGAGGAGATCTTCGAGATGTCTGCTCGCTTAGGCGTCAAGGGACTGGCCTTCGCCGACCACAACAACACGGACAACGTGGACAAAGGACTCAAGCTTTCAAAGAAGTACAACATCCCCTTTGTCCCCGCCGTCGAGATAAACTCGACTCACCTTAATGAAGACATCCACATTATCGGGTACTTCATCGATCACAGGTCGTCGGAGATGGTCTCTTTTCTGTCGAACACCCAAAACGAGATAATAGCCCAGACAAAAAAGCGTGTGGCCCTGTTAAGGGAATACGGCTTTGTCCTCAACACCGACGACGTCCTGAGGGAGTCCAAGGGTAAACCCCCAACGGGTAGGAGCTTTCTCACCGCTATCCTCAAGAAGGAGGAAAACGCCGGGGACAAGAGGCTGAAGAACTACGTGGACGGCGATCGCTCCGACTCCCCTTCCCTCAACTTCTACCTCGATTTCCTCTCCGGGGGAAAGCCCGCATACATTCCCCTCAGCACCTCCACGACCAAGGGCGCCGTCGAGATAATAAGTATTTCGGGGGGCTTGAGCGTCATCGCGCACCCGGGGGAGTACCCAAGGGGGATGCTGGACGACCTGGTCGCTCTTGGTGCGGACGGGATCGAGGTCTACTCCGGTCACCATAATAAAGTTGAAGAGAAATACTTTAAACGATATGCGATGGAAAAAGGTCTCCTTATGACCGCTGGAAGCGACTTTCACGGCAAGATCGTAAAGCCCACCATAGACCTGGGTGTAAAGATAGAAGGAGGCGAGGAAATGTTCGAGAAGCTTAAAAAGGCCCATGAGGAGAAATATGCTTAA
- a CDS encoding HAD family hydrolase produces the protein MLKDVLKVKKDVLVVSDFDGTISTRDISYELLRKFTKGGWEDINGEYIKGNIGSQEAFSRILETIEASRSEMIDFIEEISVVDPHFVQFHDYLKRQGIDLIIVSDGFKMYIDALMEKAGLNDIPIYANDIIEDENGRLKTVFPYYNEECGRCGTCKSNIVKKLLKEHDHIVFIGDGYSDSCAAAYPQTLFAKGFLYSHAAKEKIPCIHFDDFGDVHNEFEKDVKGVIFDLDETLVESLESIRTAFYYTLEKLNIDIGDAEMALKEMMHWPLSVGLEKIFADVDVNLLVTTFREKYHSIYLDMTTVKGGMVEILEALKDRGIKSTVATNKKGTYARTLIDHLGLSGYFVKVIGAGDVENPKPSPDMVEAAMLEMGTEKSQTIFVGDSRVDIVTGENSGVEVYCLAQSVDTPADLAKLKPKKFFYTTDELLRELAPK, from the coding sequence ATGCTTAAGGATGTTTTGAAGGTTAAAAAGGACGTTCTTGTCGTCTCCGACTTCGACGGTACCATCAGCACGAGGGACATCAGCTACGAGCTGTTAAGGAAGTTCACTAAGGGCGGCTGGGAAGATATCAACGGCGAGTATATCAAGGGGAATATCGGCTCCCAGGAGGCCTTCTCCAGGATCCTCGAGACGATCGAGGCATCGCGCTCCGAGATGATAGATTTTATAGAAGAAATATCGGTCGTGGACCCGCACTTCGTCCAATTCCACGATTATCTTAAACGTCAGGGGATCGACCTGATAATCGTAAGCGACGGCTTTAAGATGTATATAGACGCTCTGATGGAAAAAGCCGGGCTTAACGATATTCCGATCTACGCCAACGACATAATAGAGGACGAGAACGGCAGGCTAAAGACCGTGTTCCCATACTACAACGAGGAGTGCGGCCGGTGCGGGACCTGCAAGTCCAACATAGTCAAAAAACTTCTTAAAGAGCACGACCACATAGTCTTCATAGGGGACGGCTACTCCGACTCGTGCGCCGCAGCATATCCCCAGACCCTCTTCGCCAAGGGATTTCTCTACTCCCACGCGGCGAAGGAGAAGATCCCCTGCATCCACTTCGACGACTTCGGCGACGTTCACAATGAATTCGAAAAGGATGTCAAGGGTGTCATCTTCGACCTCGACGAGACGCTGGTCGAATCCCTCGAATCGATCAGGACGGCCTTCTACTATACGCTGGAAAAATTGAATATCGATATAGGCGACGCGGAAATGGCGCTCAAGGAGATGATGCACTGGCCTCTTTCGGTCGGCCTGGAGAAGATATTTGCCGACGTGGACGTCAACCTGCTTGTTACGACCTTCAGAGAAAAGTACCACTCGATCTACCTCGACATGACCACCGTAAAGGGTGGGATGGTCGAAATCCTCGAGGCCTTAAAGGATAGGGGGATAAAGTCAACCGTCGCCACCAACAAGAAAGGCACTTATGCCCGAACCCTGATCGATCATCTCGGCCTATCTGGATATTTTGTAAAGGTCATCGGCGCCGGCGACGTTGAGAACCCAAAGCCCTCGCCGGACATGGTGGAGGCGGCCATGCTCGAGATGGGAACGGAAAAGAGCCAAACCATCTTCGTGGGGGATTCGAGGGTGGATATTGTCACCGGGGAGAACTCCGGTGTCGAAGTCTACTGTCTCGCCCAATCGGT